The Chloracidobacterium sp. genome includes a window with the following:
- the rpsR gene encoding 30S ribosomal protein S18 — translation MGRRKKRCPLLEAKIDYIDYKDVKLLERFIGENKRILPRRLTGVSPTMQRRLARAIKRAKHLALLPYVQSV, via the coding sequence GTGGGGCGGCGAAAGAAGCGGTGCCCGCTGCTGGAGGCCAAGATTGACTATATTGACTACAAGGACGTAAAGCTGCTGGAACGCTTCATCGGTGAGAACAAACGCATCCTGCCGCGTCGTTTGACGGGCGTGAGCCCGACAATGCAGCGGCGGCTGGCCCGCGCCATCAAGCGCGCGAAACACCTTGCATTATTGCCCTACGTGCAGTCGGTTTAG
- a CDS encoding Gfo/Idh/MocA family oxidoreductase, translating into MPTVLGIAILGSGRVARARLRELDERYDTRVAVVASHNFDRAYELAFPIAAAATDDWAKAITRPDVDAVMVCSTNPRHASMARAAIEAGKPVSVDYPLALSLKDAEQLVELAYARGVVLHVEHIELLSAWFEAFCKALPRLGRLHRLSWRNVSHRPAAPEDWTFDRAHGFSLFQQAAIPSRIITCVGQATWVEGEETFSGEDGTRFTRRATRVRFGFGDNGVGEIHDILTQSEETGPAAELEAVGEHGALVGRQHREVWYTDPNGTTTSLPVLPRTGLFAQDIAAFLDAVAGRGRPYVSLEHVLETLRFADAAERAVQSGRRVTLATTVAP; encoded by the coding sequence ATGCCGACTGTTCTCGGGATCGCCATTTTGGGCAGCGGGCGCGTTGCGCGCGCCCGCTTGCGCGAGCTAGATGAACGCTATGATACGCGCGTAGCGGTCGTGGCTTCCCACAACTTTGACCGCGCCTACGAACTGGCATTTCCCATCGCCGCCGCCGCCACTGACGATTGGGCAAAGGCGATTACCCGTCCGGACGTAGACGCCGTCATGGTGTGCTCGACGAACCCACGCCATGCGTCAATGGCGCGGGCGGCAATCGAAGCGGGCAAGCCAGTCAGTGTGGACTATCCGCTGGCGCTGTCTCTGAAGGATGCCGAGCAACTGGTAGAACTGGCCTATGCACGCGGCGTCGTGCTCCACGTCGAGCATATTGAGTTGCTGTCGGCTTGGTTTGAGGCCTTCTGCAAGGCGCTCCCGCGTCTGGGACGCCTGCACCGTCTCAGTTGGCGCAACGTCAGCCACCGCCCGGCCGCGCCGGAAGATTGGACGTTCGACCGCGCTCACGGCTTCTCTCTTTTTCAGCAGGCCGCCATCCCCAGCCGCATCATAACTTGCGTCGGACAGGCGACTTGGGTTGAAGGTGAAGAAACTTTTTCAGGCGAAGACGGTACGCGCTTCACCCGTCGCGCCACCCGCGTGCGCTTCGGCTTCGGCGACAACGGCGTTGGTGAAATTCACGACATCCTCACCCAGTCGGAAGAAACTGGGCCGGCAGCTGAACTCGAAGCCGTCGGCGAACACGGCGCACTGGTGGGACGACAGCACCGGGAAGTTTGGTACACCGACCCAAACGGCACGACAACCTCCCTTCCGGTCCTACCGCGCACGGGGCTGTTTGCACAAGACATTGCTGCGTTTCTAGACGCTGTCGCCGGGCGCGGACGCCCCTATGTTTCGCTTGAGCATGTCCTCGAAACCCTACGCTTCGCCGACGCCGCCGAACGCGCCGTCCAGAGCGGTCGGCGCGTCACCTTGGCTACGACGGTTGCGCCCTAA